From a region of the Algiphilus sp. genome:
- a CDS encoding zinc ribbon domain-containing protein, which produces MPFYEYSCAKCGAEKEVLHGINDKPEVACEVCGDQTMERLISAAGFRLKGGGWYETDFKSDKRRNVASDGTGTSSGGKSDDGGAGSSDSGSTKASDGGAAKSSDSGSSTGSSAASTSAA; this is translated from the coding sequence ATGCCGTTCTACGAATACAGCTGTGCCAAGTGCGGCGCCGAGAAGGAAGTCCTGCACGGCATCAACGACAAGCCCGAGGTCGCCTGCGAGGTCTGCGGCGACCAGACCATGGAGCGCCTGATCTCGGCGGCCGGGTTCCGTCTCAAGGGCGGCGGCTGGTACGAGACCGACTTCAAGTCCGACAAGCGCCGCAATGTCGCCTCCGACGGTACCGGCACGTCGTCGGGCGGCAAGTCCGACGATGGCGGCGCCGGCAGCTCGGACAGCGGCAGCACGAAGGCCTCGGACGGCGGAGCCGCCAAGTCCTCGGACAGCGGTTCGAGCACCGGTTCGAGCGCCGCCAGCACCAGCGCCGCCTGA
- a CDS encoding radical SAM protein: MTSAPATPPKFTDPEVTATGEARASVAPVALRTLWFNTGTLCNLACTHCYIESSPSNDRLVYIDDREVAGYLDEIETGAFGTREIGFTGGEPFMNPHFMAMLADTLSRGFRALVLTNAMRPMEKCAEPLLALRAEHGDRLEVRVSVDHYAREQHEAERGPRSWKPTVRGLKWLSDAGFNLSVAGRTMWGEDEAAMRAGFRALFAEHGIAIDADDPLHLMLFPEMDERAEVPEITTGCWSILGKSPDDIMCASSRMVVKRRGDPHPVVAACTLLPYDAQFEMGRSLAEAWRPVRLNHPHCAKFCVLGGGSCSA, encoded by the coding sequence ATGACCAGCGCCCCCGCCACGCCACCGAAGTTCACCGACCCCGAGGTCACCGCCACCGGCGAAGCGCGCGCCAGCGTCGCGCCGGTGGCGCTGCGGACGCTGTGGTTCAACACCGGCACGCTGTGCAACCTCGCCTGCACGCACTGCTACATCGAGTCCTCGCCCAGCAACGATCGGCTGGTCTACATCGACGACCGCGAGGTCGCCGGGTATCTCGACGAGATCGAGACCGGCGCATTCGGCACGCGGGAGATCGGCTTCACCGGTGGCGAGCCCTTCATGAACCCGCATTTCATGGCCATGCTCGCAGATACGCTCTCGCGCGGCTTCCGCGCGCTGGTGCTGACCAACGCGATGCGTCCCATGGAGAAGTGTGCCGAGCCACTGCTGGCGCTGCGCGCCGAGCACGGCGACCGGCTCGAAGTGCGCGTCTCGGTCGATCACTACGCGCGCGAGCAGCACGAGGCCGAGCGCGGCCCGCGCTCCTGGAAACCCACCGTCCGCGGCCTGAAGTGGCTCTCCGACGCCGGCTTCAATCTGTCCGTGGCAGGCCGCACGATGTGGGGCGAGGACGAAGCCGCCATGCGCGCGGGCTTCCGCGCCCTGTTCGCCGAGCACGGCATCGCGATCGACGCCGACGATCCGCTCCACCTCATGCTCTTCCCGGAGATGGACGAACGCGCCGAGGTCCCGGAGATCACCACCGGATGCTGGTCCATCCTCGGCAAATCGCCGGACGACATCATGTGCGCCAGCTCGCGGATGGTCGTCAAGCGCAGGGGCGATCCGCATCCCGTCGTCGCTGCCTGCACCCTGCTGCCCTACGACGCACAGTTCGAGATGGGACGGAGCCTCGCCGAGGCCTGGCGCCCGGTGCGCCTCAACCACCCCCACTGCGCCAAGTTCTGCGTGCTGGGCGGCGGTTCGTGCTCGGCCTGA
- a CDS encoding glycosyltransferase, translating into MISVVLPTHDEIGLGLLPDVLAPLTGHADVELIAVDNASRDGTADLLRNAGARVIDLPGSNRAQRLNAGFAACSGEVVLLHHPRSVLAPDALDALRGLPADAIWGAFTHAFDDRHPLLGWTSWYSNRVRLDRAGVAYLDHCIFLRRDRLPDAPVPDLDIFEDTALSRRLRPLGRPRRLPQIATTSAVRYRRNGVWRQAAMNQVLKLGYAARVPPRLMNRIYERGLSLNG; encoded by the coding sequence GTGATCAGCGTCGTCCTCCCCACCCACGACGAAATCGGCCTCGGCCTGCTGCCCGACGTGCTGGCACCACTGACCGGTCATGCCGATGTCGAGCTGATCGCCGTGGACAACGCCAGCCGGGACGGCACCGCGGACCTCCTGCGCAACGCCGGCGCCCGGGTCATCGACCTGCCCGGCAGCAACCGCGCGCAGCGCCTCAATGCCGGCTTCGCAGCCTGCAGTGGTGAGGTCGTGCTACTGCACCATCCGCGCAGCGTGCTGGCACCGGATGCGCTCGACGCGCTGCGCGGCCTCCCGGCAGACGCCATCTGGGGGGCCTTCACGCATGCCTTCGACGACCGCCACCCGCTGCTGGGCTGGACCTCCTGGTACTCCAATCGGGTGCGTCTGGACCGCGCCGGCGTCGCCTATCTCGACCACTGCATCTTCCTGCGCCGCGACCGCCTGCCGGATGCACCGGTGCCGGACCTCGACATCTTCGAGGACACCGCGCTGTCGCGGCGTCTGCGCCCGCTCGGGCGCCCCCGTCGCCTGCCGCAGATCGCCACCACCTCGGCGGTGCGCTACCGGCGCAACGGGGTCTGGCGGCAGGCGGCCATGAACCAGGTCCTCAAGCTGGGCTACGCCGCACGAGTGCCCCCGCGCCTGATGAACCGGATCTACGAGCGCGGGCTGTCGCTGAACGGCTGA
- a CDS encoding UDP-glucose/GDP-mannose dehydrogenase family protein encodes MKLTIFGSGYVGLVTAACLADAGNQVVCVDVDAAKIDKLRAGHVPFYEPGLEAIVKRNADSGRLKFTTDAAEGVAHGLFQFIAVGTPPDEDGSADLKYVLAVARTIGEQMHEYRVVVTKSTVPVGTSDKVRDEVGRALAARGAQTEYDVVSNPEFLKEGAAVSDFTKPDRVIVGTDNPRTAELMKALYAPFNRSHDRVVVMDIRSAELTKYAANAILATKISFMNELANLAEKLGADIEDVRLGIGSDPRIGYHFIYPGCGYGGSCFPKDVKALIRTAHEQDFNAELLRSVESVNERQKSVLFDKIRRHFGDDLAGRTIAVWGLSFKPRTDDMREASSRSLIEALLAAGATVRAHDPVAMDEARRIWPDRNGIVYCESPEAALDGADALALVTEWKVFQSPDFFEMAKTLSARAIFDGRNIYDPGLVNAAGMHYYGIGRSAPL; translated from the coding sequence TTGAAGCTCACCATTTTCGGCTCCGGATATGTCGGTCTGGTCACTGCCGCCTGCCTGGCGGACGCCGGCAATCAGGTCGTCTGCGTCGACGTCGACGCCGCCAAGATCGACAAGCTCCGCGCCGGCCACGTTCCGTTCTACGAGCCGGGGCTCGAGGCCATCGTCAAGCGCAATGCCGATTCGGGACGCCTGAAGTTCACCACCGATGCCGCCGAGGGCGTGGCGCACGGCCTGTTCCAGTTCATCGCCGTGGGCACGCCCCCCGACGAGGACGGCTCGGCGGATCTGAAGTACGTGCTCGCGGTGGCACGCACCATCGGTGAGCAGATGCACGAGTACCGGGTCGTCGTGACCAAGTCCACCGTGCCGGTCGGCACCTCCGACAAGGTGCGCGACGAGGTCGGCCGCGCCCTGGCCGCGCGCGGCGCACAGACCGAGTACGACGTCGTCTCGAACCCGGAATTCCTCAAGGAAGGCGCGGCGGTCAGCGACTTCACCAAGCCCGACCGCGTCATCGTCGGCACCGACAACCCGCGCACCGCCGAGCTCATGAAGGCGCTCTACGCGCCCTTCAACCGCAGCCACGACCGCGTCGTGGTCATGGACATCCGCTCCGCCGAGCTGACTAAGTACGCCGCCAACGCCATCCTGGCGACCAAGATCAGCTTCATGAACGAGCTCGCGAATCTGGCCGAGAAGCTGGGCGCGGACATCGAGGACGTGCGCCTGGGCATCGGATCCGACCCGCGCATCGGCTACCACTTCATCTATCCGGGCTGCGGCTACGGCGGCTCCTGCTTCCCGAAGGACGTCAAGGCGCTGATCCGCACCGCCCACGAGCAGGACTTCAACGCCGAGCTGCTGCGCTCGGTGGAGAGCGTCAACGAACGCCAGAAGTCGGTGCTCTTCGACAAGATCCGGCGCCACTTCGGCGACGACCTCGCCGGCCGCACCATCGCCGTATGGGGCCTGTCCTTCAAGCCGCGCACCGACGACATGCGCGAAGCCTCCAGCCGTTCGCTGATCGAGGCGTTGCTGGCGGCCGGCGCGACGGTCCGCGCCCACGACCCGGTGGCAATGGACGAAGCCCGCCGCATCTGGCCGGACCGCAACGGCATCGTCTACTGCGAAAGCCCGGAGGCCGCCCTGGACGGCGCCGACGCACTCGCCCTGGTCACCGAGTGGAAGGTCTTCCAGAGCCCCGACTTCTTCGAGATGGCGAAGACGCTGAGCGCCCGGGCCATCTTCGACGGTCGCAACATCTACGACCCCGGGCTGGTCAACGCCGCCGGCATGCACTACTACGGCATCGGGCGCAGCGCGCCGCTGTAG
- a CDS encoding NAD-dependent epimerase/dehydratase family protein translates to MARILLTGAAGFVGFHTVRALCARGDDVVGFDNCNAYYDPALKEARLAELAALPNFTFRRGGLEDADALRAAMAEARPDTVIHLAAQAGVRYSLTRPDAYVASNLVGFNNLLECCRHTDGLQHLVFASSSSVYGANTRLPFSTDDRTDYPVSLYAATKKANEAVAHAYSHLYGIPTTGLRFFTVYGPWGRPDMAYFSFTKAILEGAPIKVFNHGRLQRDFTYIDDVVEGVVRIADRPPVETVGADGSYRSDARFALHNIGNHSPVALGDFIAILERLCGREAIKEYVAMQPGDVHATYADITSLRDAVGFEPDTPLEDGLARFVDWYRGFHGAG, encoded by the coding sequence ATGGCGCGCATCCTGCTCACCGGCGCCGCCGGCTTCGTCGGCTTCCACACCGTTCGCGCCCTCTGCGCGCGCGGCGACGACGTCGTCGGCTTCGACAACTGCAACGCCTACTACGACCCGGCTCTGAAGGAGGCGCGCCTCGCCGAGCTGGCGGCGCTGCCCAACTTCACCTTCCGACGCGGCGGCCTCGAGGATGCCGATGCGCTGCGCGCCGCCATGGCGGAAGCCCGACCCGATACGGTGATCCACCTCGCCGCCCAGGCGGGCGTGCGCTATTCGCTGACCCGCCCCGACGCTTACGTGGCCTCGAATCTGGTGGGGTTCAACAACCTGCTGGAGTGCTGCCGGCACACCGACGGCCTGCAGCATCTGGTGTTCGCGTCGTCGAGCTCGGTCTACGGCGCCAATACCCGCCTGCCCTTCTCCACCGACGACCGCACCGACTATCCGGTGAGCCTGTACGCGGCCACCAAGAAGGCCAACGAAGCCGTGGCCCACGCCTACAGCCACCTCTACGGCATCCCCACCACCGGCCTGCGCTTCTTCACGGTCTACGGCCCATGGGGGCGGCCCGACATGGCCTACTTCAGCTTCACGAAGGCCATCCTCGAGGGCGCGCCGATCAAGGTCTTCAACCACGGCCGGCTGCAGCGCGACTTCACCTACATCGACGACGTCGTGGAAGGCGTGGTGCGCATCGCCGACCGACCGCCCGTCGAAACCGTGGGCGCCGACGGCAGCTACCGCAGCGACGCGCGCTTCGCGCTGCACAACATCGGCAACCACAGCCCGGTGGCGCTGGGCGACTTCATCGCCATCCTGGAGCGGCTGTGCGGCCGCGAGGCCATCAAGGAATACGTCGCCATGCAGCCGGGTGACGTGCACGCCACCTACGCCGATATCACCAGCCTCCGCGATGCCGTCGGCTTCGAGCCGGACACGCCACTGGAAGACGGGCTGGCGCGCTTCGTGGACTGGTACCGCGGCTTCCACGGCGCGGGCTGA
- the dinB gene encoding DNA polymerase IV: MSILSLLSPADHPLAPDAERAQDRDSPDGSRRVRKIVHIDMDAFYASVEQRDDPSLRGRPVVVGGRGARSVVAAASYEARRFGVRSAMPSVRAERLCPDAVFLPPDFARYRAVSRQVRTILLRHTTLIEPLSLDEAYLDVTSNLQGLPSATAVAEAIRAAIRDELRLTASAGVAPSKFLAKLASDARKPDGLCVVRPRDVDAFLLPLPVSALPGVGRVTNGRLETLGIRTVADLRAAPRSQLEARFGRWGARLSELAHGIDDSPVRADRRRKSISAEDTLPEDLPPDALAPHIARMADKTWRAATKAAVTGRTVVLKLKTADFRILTRSLTLAQPPASAAELADTAAALLSRVAHGADRYRLIGVGLANLDAAAGNTVQAPQAALFAPGES; encoded by the coding sequence ATGAGTATACTGTCCCTGCTCTCGCCCGCCGACCATCCACTGGCGCCGGACGCCGAGCGCGCGCAGGATCGCGATTCACCCGACGGAAGCCGCCGCGTGCGCAAGATCGTGCACATCGACATGGATGCCTTCTACGCCTCGGTCGAGCAGCGTGACGATCCGTCGCTGCGCGGCCGGCCAGTCGTGGTCGGCGGCCGTGGCGCGCGCTCGGTGGTCGCGGCGGCGTCCTACGAGGCACGGCGCTTCGGGGTGCGCTCGGCGATGCCGTCGGTGCGCGCCGAGCGCCTGTGCCCGGACGCGGTCTTCCTGCCGCCCGACTTCGCGCGCTATCGCGCCGTGTCGCGGCAGGTGCGCACCATCCTCCTGCGCCACACCACGCTGATCGAGCCGCTGTCGCTGGACGAGGCCTATCTCGACGTCACCAGCAATCTGCAGGGGCTGCCCAGCGCGACCGCAGTGGCCGAGGCCATCCGGGCCGCCATCCGCGACGAGCTGCGCCTGACCGCCTCTGCCGGCGTTGCGCCCAGCAAGTTCCTCGCCAAGCTCGCCTCGGACGCGCGCAAGCCCGACGGCCTGTGCGTGGTGCGCCCGCGCGATGTCGACGCCTTCCTGCTACCGCTGCCAGTGAGCGCGCTGCCCGGCGTCGGCCGCGTCACCAACGGCCGCCTGGAAACGCTCGGCATCCGCACGGTGGCCGACCTGCGCGCCGCACCGCGTTCGCAGCTCGAGGCGCGCTTCGGCCGCTGGGGCGCTCGCCTCTCCGAGCTGGCGCACGGCATCGACGACAGCCCGGTACGCGCCGACCGCCGGCGCAAGTCGATATCGGCGGAGGATACGCTGCCCGAGGACCTGCCGCCGGATGCGCTGGCGCCGCACATCGCGCGCATGGCCGACAAGACCTGGCGCGCGGCAACCAAGGCCGCCGTGACCGGTCGCACGGTGGTGCTCAAGCTGAAGACCGCCGACTTCCGCATCCTCACGCGCAGCCTCACCCTCGCGCAGCCTCCGGCCAGCGCCGCGGAGCTGGCCGACACCGCCGCCGCCCTGCTGTCCCGCGTCGCGCACGGCGCCGACCGTTACAGGCTCATCGGCGTGGGGCTGGCCAACCTCGACGCCGCTGCCGGCAACACGGTCCAGGCACCGCAGGCCGCCCTGTTCGCGCCCGGCGAGTCCTAG
- a CDS encoding crotonase/enoyl-CoA hydratase family protein: MAYETLQTEQRDDGILILRLSRPDQLNAFTVRMADELEDFFRRANDDDAIRAVVVTGEGRAFCAGMDLSVDGNVFGLDESMQPTLADMDDKLDDPAFIAGVRDTGGRVTLAIYDCRKPVIAAINGAAVGIGATMTLAMDARIAADKARIGFVFGRLGVVPEACSTWFLPRIVGLSQALEWCYQAEILDAQAAHAGGLVREVVPVDDLLEHAVTYARSLVANRSPVAVALTRQMLLRNSAAPHPLDAHRVDSLAMFYTSVGDGKEGVQAFLKKREAAFGGRASSDMPPFYNEWIEGRD, from the coding sequence ATGGCCTACGAGACCCTGCAGACCGAGCAACGCGACGACGGCATCCTGATCCTGCGCCTGAGCCGGCCGGATCAGCTCAACGCCTTCACCGTGCGGATGGCCGACGAGCTCGAGGACTTCTTCCGCCGCGCCAACGACGACGATGCCATCCGCGCGGTGGTCGTCACCGGCGAGGGGCGTGCGTTCTGCGCGGGCATGGATCTGTCCGTGGACGGCAACGTCTTCGGACTGGACGAGTCGATGCAGCCGACGCTCGCCGACATGGACGACAAGCTCGACGATCCGGCCTTCATCGCCGGCGTGCGCGATACCGGCGGCCGCGTCACCCTGGCCATCTACGATTGCCGCAAGCCGGTGATCGCGGCGATCAACGGGGCCGCGGTGGGCATCGGCGCCACCATGACCCTGGCCATGGACGCGCGCATTGCCGCCGACAAGGCGCGCATCGGCTTCGTGTTCGGCCGGCTGGGCGTGGTGCCGGAGGCCTGCTCGACGTGGTTCCTGCCGCGCATCGTCGGGCTGTCGCAGGCGCTGGAGTGGTGCTATCAGGCCGAGATCCTGGATGCACAGGCCGCGCACGCCGGCGGCCTGGTGCGCGAGGTGGTGCCGGTGGATGATCTGCTGGAGCACGCGGTGACCTACGCGCGCTCACTGGTGGCGAACCGCTCGCCGGTGGCGGTGGCGCTGACCCGTCAGATGCTGCTCCGCAACAGTGCGGCACCCCACCCGCTGGATGCCCACAGGGTGGATTCGCTGGCGATGTTCTACACCAGCGTCGGTGACGGCAAGGAAGGCGTGCAGGCCTTTCTCAAGAAGCGCGAGGCCGCCTTCGGCGGGCGGGCGTCATCGGACATGCCGCCCTTCTACAACGAGTGGATCGAGGGGCGCGACTAG
- a CDS encoding multidrug effflux MFS transporter encodes MPRRRSPGQLASPHPAGARGCGSIAAGAERGAAGTIVGLMVAPSRIDPARPARSLILLLGAIMAFGPLSIDMYLPALPAIGRAFGADEAQVQSTLSAYLLGLAVGQLLYGPISDRFGRRRPLLFGLVLFSLASAGCAAVADIDHLIALRVLQALGGAAGMVMVRAVVRDLFDATAAARMYSTLILIMGVAPILAPVLGGQVLMWGDWHWIFAFLALYGVICLVAVVRGLPETMDAEIMRGNRARPLSAAASDYWEVLSTRQFLAYALTGGSGLAALFAYISGSPFVLIELLGVSPGLYGVLFGVNAACFVLGSQVNARMLRYRTPGELLPWTIGAFVIGTFLLVAVCASPLFGVASFIATMAIVLFAVGCSLANTTALALNPFVRQAGAASAMLGTIQLGAGAVSGLIVGVSYNGSALPLGLVVAGCGVLAGVTLRTAPAQT; translated from the coding sequence ATGCCTCGTCGCCGGTCGCCCGGGCAGCTTGCGTCGCCGCACCCGGCCGGGGCAAGGGGGTGTGGCAGCATCGCGGCGGGCGCCGAGAGGGGTGCAGCCGGTACCATAGTGGGCCTGATGGTGGCCCCTTCCCGAATCGATCCTGCGCGGCCCGCCCGGAGCCTGATCCTGCTGCTGGGTGCGATCATGGCGTTCGGGCCGCTGTCCATCGACATGTACCTGCCCGCCCTGCCGGCCATCGGCCGCGCCTTCGGCGCCGACGAGGCACAGGTGCAGTCCACGCTGAGCGCCTATCTGCTCGGCCTCGCGGTCGGCCAGCTGCTGTACGGGCCGATCTCCGATCGCTTCGGTCGACGCCGGCCGCTGCTCTTCGGCCTCGTGCTGTTCTCGCTGGCCTCGGCGGGCTGCGCGGCGGTCGCGGACATCGACCACCTGATCGCGCTGCGCGTGCTGCAGGCGCTGGGCGGGGCCGCCGGCATGGTGATGGTGCGCGCGGTCGTGCGCGACCTCTTCGACGCCACCGCGGCGGCGCGCATGTACTCCACGCTGATCCTGATCATGGGCGTGGCACCGATCCTGGCGCCGGTGCTCGGCGGGCAGGTGCTGATGTGGGGCGACTGGCACTGGATATTCGCCTTCCTTGCCCTGTACGGCGTGATCTGCCTGGTGGCGGTGGTGCGCGGACTGCCCGAGACCATGGATGCGGAGATCATGCGCGGCAATCGTGCGCGGCCGTTGTCCGCCGCCGCCTCCGACTACTGGGAGGTGCTGTCCACCCGGCAGTTCCTGGCCTATGCGCTCACCGGCGGCAGCGGGCTGGCGGCGCTGTTCGCGTACATCTCGGGATCGCCGTTCGTGCTCATCGAGCTGCTCGGTGTGTCGCCCGGTCTCTACGGGGTGCTGTTCGGCGTCAACGCCGCCTGCTTCGTGCTGGGTTCGCAGGTCAACGCGCGCATGCTGCGCTATCGCACCCCCGGCGAGCTCCTGCCGTGGACCATCGGCGCCTTCGTGATCGGCACCTTCCTGCTGGTCGCGGTCTGCGCGTCGCCGCTGTTCGGCGTGGCGAGCTTCATCGCGACCATGGCGATCGTGCTGTTCGCGGTGGGCTGCTCGCTGGCCAACACCACGGCGCTGGCACTGAATCCCTTCGTGCGGCAGGCGGGGGCGGCCTCGGCGATGCTCGGCACCATCCAGCTTGGGGCCGGGGCCGTATCCGGTCTCATCGTTGGTGTCAGCTACAACGGCAGCGCCCTGCCGCTGGGGCTGGTGGTTGCGGGCTGCGGCGTGCTCGCGGGCGTGACGCTGCGTACCGCGCCCGCGCAGACCTGA
- a CDS encoding LON peptidase substrate-binding domain-containing protein: MDDSALTIPLFPLGTVLYPGGVLPLRIFEPRYVAMVRDCLAHDSLFGVCLIRAGFEAGKPAIPHGIGCTARIARCEETGPNRFSLVARGESVFRIDRHWARDDGLLMGAVTLADPPDPTPLPERFRGLRELLERAIAEHGAERFPSPTRLDDAAWVAFRVAELLPVPPERRQRFLTCDDPIARLADVAETLAELRSGGS; encoded by the coding sequence ATGGACGATAGCGCCCTGACCATCCCGCTGTTCCCCCTCGGCACCGTCCTCTACCCCGGCGGCGTGCTGCCGCTGCGCATCTTCGAGCCGCGCTATGTCGCGATGGTGCGGGACTGCCTCGCCCATGATTCCCTGTTCGGCGTCTGCCTGATCCGCGCCGGCTTCGAGGCCGGCAAGCCGGCGATCCCGCACGGGATCGGATGCACCGCGCGCATCGCGCGCTGCGAGGAGACCGGGCCGAATCGCTTCTCGCTGGTGGCGCGCGGCGAGTCGGTGTTCCGGATCGACCGCCACTGGGCGCGGGACGACGGTCTCCTGATGGGCGCGGTCACCCTCGCCGACCCACCCGACCCGACACCGCTGCCCGAGCGCTTCCGCGGGCTGCGCGAGCTGCTGGAGCGCGCCATCGCGGAGCATGGTGCCGAACGCTTCCCGTCGCCGACGCGGCTCGACGACGCCGCATGGGTGGCCTTCCGCGTGGCCGAGCTGCTGCCCGTCCCGCCCGAGCGCCGACAGCGCTTCCTGACCTGCGACGATCCGATCGCGCGACTGGCCGACGTCGCCGAGACCCTCGCCGAGCTGCGCAGCGGCGGAAGCTGA
- a CDS encoding MFS transporter, which yields MAFPHHQRAAAFGLGTVLISGAGQTYFIGLFGAELRDAFGLSEAALGTIYGGATLVSGLLMFWLGAMADRMPLGRALAIALTCLIAGALVMASAPHPALLLPGFLLLRLGGQGLCGHIGIVAAARHAGPRRGTALSIAAFGFVIGEALWPMLVSASLGLMPWRWVWGGTALVVLVAGWPLLGWLAAPLPPPDAAAGHGTAPLRRRTLMTSPRFLAALSVVLVPPFMITAVFFHQSSVGAVKGWALGDIASAFAAYAAAQATANWFTGRAVDRLGSVAVLRLQLLPLVPAMLALAWLPSGAGPWPVFALLGAMSGASQVNAGALWAELFGTEQMGMVRGVAAAIMVVATALAPPLLGLALGAGLPLAAWCLPAAAYAVVVPLLVARTLTPARAPAT from the coding sequence ATGGCCTTCCCGCATCACCAGCGCGCCGCTGCCTTCGGGCTCGGCACCGTGCTCATCTCCGGAGCCGGCCAGACCTACTTCATCGGTCTGTTCGGTGCCGAGCTGCGCGATGCCTTCGGGCTCAGCGAAGCGGCGCTGGGCACCATCTACGGCGGCGCCACGCTGGTCAGCGGCCTGCTGATGTTCTGGCTGGGCGCGATGGCCGACCGCATGCCTCTGGGGCGGGCGCTGGCCATCGCGCTGACCTGCCTGATCGCCGGTGCGCTGGTGATGGCATCGGCACCGCACCCCGCCCTGCTGCTCCCCGGTTTCCTGCTACTGCGCCTGGGTGGTCAGGGTCTGTGCGGACACATCGGCATCGTGGCGGCCGCGCGCCACGCCGGACCGCGCCGCGGCACGGCGCTCAGCATCGCCGCCTTCGGCTTCGTCATCGGCGAAGCGCTGTGGCCCATGCTGGTGAGCGCCTCGCTGGGGCTCATGCCCTGGCGCTGGGTCTGGGGCGGCACCGCGCTGGTGGTGCTGGTGGCGGGATGGCCGCTGCTCGGCTGGCTGGCGGCGCCGCTGCCCCCGCCCGACGCGGCGGCCGGACACGGCACGGCGCCGCTGCGCCGACGCACCCTGATGACCTCGCCGCGCTTCCTGGCTGCGCTGTCGGTGGTGCTGGTGCCGCCCTTCATGATCACCGCGGTGTTCTTCCACCAATCCTCGGTAGGCGCAGTGAAGGGCTGGGCGCTCGGCGACATCGCGTCGGCCTTCGCAGCCTACGCCGCCGCCCAGGCCACGGCAAACTGGTTCACCGGTCGTGCCGTCGACCGGCTGGGCAGCGTCGCCGTGCTGCGCCTGCAGCTGCTGCCGCTGGTGCCGGCGATGCTGGCGCTGGCCTGGTTGCCGAGTGGCGCGGGCCCGTGGCCGGTGTTCGCGCTGCTCGGCGCGATGAGCGGCGCCAGCCAGGTCAACGCGGGCGCGCTGTGGGCGGAACTGTTCGGCACCGAGCAGATGGGCATGGTGCGCGGCGTGGCCGCCGCCATCATGGTGGTGGCAACGGCACTGGCGCCGCCGCTGCTGGGACTGGCGCTGGGTGCGGGACTGCCGCTCGCGGCCTGGTGCCTACCGGCGGCCGCGTACGCCGTGGTCGTGCCGCTGCTCGTGGCCCGCACGCTGACGCCCGCGCGGGCACCCGCGACCTAG
- a CDS encoding methyl-accepting chemotaxis protein, protein MLRHFVPPAVLSVIALSVAVAPLPAWVPAVASAVAFAAWAVTLWLALRTADATEGGSTPLLDRLGERAENEIGGARSEIDRVRGLLAEAIGDLTGSFESMARQAREQEQLVKRLAQPEGRDMSVSGFAEEAQTLMQGFAGRLADVGKRSAATVDRIDAMAQRLDGMFVLLEDVKSIADQTNLLALNAAIEAARAGEAGRGFAVVAEEVRSLSQRSNSFNEQIRKLATEAKEAIASAREAVGQMVDQDDDLSAEAARQTETLVGHVRAVREALDRTAEEATAGSQRVGRAVSEGLRALQFDDIATQALGAADQHLMRLSDTAGHAGELRAAAGNRPAAGAARAAAESKVVELSRPMHKPVSQANMQAGSVELF, encoded by the coding sequence ATGCTCCGTCACTTCGTACCGCCCGCCGTGTTGTCCGTGATCGCCCTGTCGGTGGCGGTGGCGCCCCTGCCTGCCTGGGTGCCGGCGGTGGCCAGTGCGGTGGCGTTTGCCGCGTGGGCGGTGACGCTGTGGCTGGCACTGCGCACGGCGGACGCGACCGAGGGCGGCAGCACGCCCTTGCTCGACCGGCTGGGCGAGCGCGCCGAGAACGAGATCGGCGGTGCGCGCAGCGAGATCGATCGCGTGCGGGGGCTGCTCGCCGAGGCCATCGGCGACCTCACCGGCAGCTTCGAATCGATGGCCAGGCAGGCGCGCGAGCAGGAGCAGCTGGTCAAGCGCCTGGCGCAGCCCGAGGGTCGCGACATGAGCGTGAGCGGCTTCGCCGAGGAGGCGCAGACACTGATGCAGGGCTTCGCCGGTCGCCTCGCCGATGTCGGCAAGCGCTCGGCCGCGACCGTCGATCGCATCGACGCGATGGCGCAGCGGCTGGACGGCATGTTCGTGCTGCTGGAGGACGTCAAGTCGATCGCCGACCAGACCAACCTGCTGGCGCTGAACGCCGCCATCGAGGCCGCACGCGCCGGCGAGGCGGGTCGCGGCTTCGCGGTGGTCGCCGAAGAGGTGCGTTCACTGTCGCAGCGCTCGAACAGCTTCAACGAGCAGATCCGCAAGCTCGCCACCGAGGCCAAGGAGGCGATCGCCTCGGCGCGCGAAGCGGTCGGCCAGATGGTCGATCAGGACGACGACCTCTCCGCCGAGGCGGCGCGCCAGACCGAGACCCTGGTCGGGCACGTGCGGGCGGTGCGCGAGGCGCTCGACCGTACCGCCGAGGAGGCGACTGCCGGCAGCCAGCGCGTGGGCCGTGCCGTCAGCGAGGGACTGCGCGCGCTGCAGTTCGACGACATCGCCACCCAGGCGCTGGGCGCCGCCGATCAGCATCTGATGCGCCTCTCGGATACCGCCGGTCATGCCGGCGAGCTGCGCGCCGCCGCCGGCAACCGGCCGGCCGCGGGCGCGGCGCGCGCGGCGGCGGAGTCGAAGGTGGTCGAGCTCAGCCGGCCGATGCACAAGCCGGTGTCGCAAGCCAACATGCAGGCGGGCTCGGTGGAGCTCTTCTAG